Below is a genomic region from Candidatus Hydrogenedentota bacterium.
ACAAGGCGAAACCGACCAGATATGGCAGCGCAAAAAGCAGCCCGTTGCGCATGTTTCGGCGTTCCATGCGCGTCATGACGCGGCCCTCGACCTTGCGAAACGGCACGCGCGCTCGAGTTCCGTGTTCACGCGGTCCTGCACGGCGCGCAGCGCCTCTTCGGGGCTGATTTTCCAGAAGATGACGCGTTCGCGCTGGCGCTCGATCTCGTCCATGAGGAACTGCGTGACCGGCAGAACGGGCGCGGTGATATTCTCGCGTTCGAGCAACTGCTCCACGAAGACGCGGAACTTCGGGTTGCTCAGGAACCGGTCCTGCCGCGCCTCGCCGGGACGCGTCGGAATGTTATGAATCGCGTGGCAATAATCGCTGGAAGGGGAGGGGCGTCCGTCGGGCCGCGGCGTGTGGAACCACTCGAGGAATGCGCGCGCTTCTTCCTTGTGCCGGGCCGTCGCGGGGATTGCGTCCGCGATACAGGTGGGCGAGTAGCAGCGCGGCGTGACGCCGTCCGGCTGCGGCAACGGCGCGACGCCCCAATCCAGGCCCGGCGCGTACTTGTTCACGAACGTGACCTGCCATTCGCCGTCGGCGATCATGGCGACGCGACCCGTGTAGAAGGGGTTGTTCGCGCTCTGGTAGTCGCCGAAACCGCTGCGGAACGCGGCGACGCGGCCCGCGTCCTGCGCGTAGGGCGACTGCCCGGGGTCGCCGGGCGGCAGCGCGGGGTCGCGCGTGAAACTCCGCTGCCAGTAGAAAGAAGCGAGTATGCCCGGGTTTTCCGCGGCGCGGATGCGGCCCGTTGCGGGGTCATTCCATTGCCCGCCGAAGAGGCCGCCCCACATGTGGGACTGGTCCCATGGCGCCCACGGCAGGAATCCCATCTGGACGATGCGGTCGCCCTCGCGCACGGTTAACCTGGCGGCGAAACGGCCCAGTTCTTCGATATTGCGCGGCGGTTGTTCGGGGTCGAGCCCGGCGCGGCGGAACGCTTCCTTGTTCCACAGCAGGCAAACGCTGTCCGTGGTGGTCGGCACGGCCCAGACATGCCCGGAAAAGCACACGGCGCGCCAGAGATGGGGGAAGAAGGCCTCCTCGCGCAGGTGCGGCGACGCCGACATGAAATCGTCGAGCGCAGTGAAGCAGCCTTGCGATACCAGTTGCGAGAGCAGGGTGCCGTCCAGCGAGACGATGTCCGGCGCGGACGCGCCGGCGATGGAGGTGACCATCTTCTCCATGTTCCAGCCGATGGGGAGCGCGCGCACGTAAATCTCGTGCTGGGAGGCGTTGAATTCATCGATGAGCGCGCGGCGCGCCTCGTGCTCGTGGCCGGAATGACGGTCCCAGTAGGTGATGACAACGCGGCCTTCTTCCCGGGCCTGGCGTTCGAGTTCCGTCTCCTCCATCCGGGGCCAGAGCAGCACGAGCAGCGCCGCGCCAATGAGCGGCGCAGCGAGCCAGGCCAGTCTTGGGCGTTCCTGCTGCATAATCGTTCTCGCAACGGCCTGCTCACGCGCAGGAAGGCGTATTATCCCCAAGCCGTCGGCGGATGTCGAATCCGGGCGCGGTTGCGCCGCTCCTGACCTGCGACTGCAAAGGCGCGGAGGCACCACAAGGAAGAAAGAGCTGCGCCGCCGCTCTTCGGCGATTGGTCAACGCCGGTAAATGAAGATGGCCGCGCGGTGTGCGCGGCCATCTCGCAACTAGGGTCTGAAGCGGACTCATGCCGGTCCGGGGCAATAACCGTCCTCGGTGCCATCGTCCGGGCACGGCCGGTAGCCGCCCGAGTTGTAGAGCTGGATCGTGCGCAGCATCTCGGTCAGGTTGAGGCGCCAATCCTGCGGCGCATAATCGCTCGCGTGGGGCAGGCAGTCCGTGCTGCCCGGCCCGGGCGCGTAACCGTCCTCGCTCTCCGGATCGCAGTGGAATCCGTCCGAGTTATAGAACTGGATGACCCGCAGCATCTCGGTCAAGACGATGACGCCGTCGCCGTTCGGGTCCCCGCTGTGCGGGCAGGGCGCAACCTTGATCTTGCACGGGAGTGTCGTGAACGTGCCGGTTGACCCGGTGAGCTGCACGGTGTATACGCCCGCGTCGCTGCATGAAACGACCGGGATGTTGAAGCACGGCCCCGTCGTGGCCGCGATGAGCACGCTGTTCTTGAACCACTTGAAGGTGACGTTCGCGCCCACGCATTTGTCGTAATTGCCGGAGATGCAGATTTGCGCGGCGCTGCCGCGGATGAGCGGCTCCTGCGGGCAAATGATGACCACGTCGCAGGGTTGCGGTTCGCCCTCGCCTTCTCCTTCGCCTTCNNNNNNNNNNNNNNNNNNNNNNNNNNNNNNNNNNNNNNNNNNNNNNNNNNNNNNNNNNNNNNNNNNNNNNNNNNNNNNNNNNNNNNNNNNNNNNNNNNNNTCGCCCTCGCCCTCGCCCTCGCATCCGGGAATCGCGATGTGCACGCACGCGTTGCCTTCGCAGAAGTCCTCAGTGCAGGGGTTGCCGTCGTCGCAATCCGCGGCGGTCTGGCAGGGGCCCTCGCCTTCGCCTTCCCCTTCTCCTTCGCCTTCTCCTTCGCCCGCGCCGCCGCAGTCGGGCACCGTGATGCAGTGCTCGCCATAGC
It encodes:
- a CDS encoding extracellular solute-binding protein, which produces MQQERPRLAWLAAPLIGAALLVLLWPRMEETELERQAREEGRVVITYWDRHSGHEHEARRALIDEFNASQHEIYVRALPIGWNMEKMVTSIAGASAPDIVSLDGTLLSQLVSQGCFTALDDFMSASPHLREEAFFPHLWRAVCFSGHVWAVPTTTDSVCLLWNKEAFRRAGLDPEQPPRNIEELGRFAARLTVREGDRIVQMGFLPWAPWDQSHMWGGLFGGQWNDPATGRIRAAENPGILASFYWQRSFTRDPALPPGDPGQSPYAQDAGRVAAFRSGFGDYQSANNPFYTGRVAMIADGEWQVTFVNKYAPGLDWGVAPLPQPDGVTPRCYSPTCIADAIPATARHKEEARAFLEWFHTPRPDGRPSPSSDYCHAIHNIPTRPGEARQDRFLSNPKFRVFVEQLLERENITAPVLPVTQFLMDEIERQRERVIFWKISPEEALRAVQDRVNTELERACRFARSRAAS